A section of the Salminus brasiliensis chromosome 10, fSalBra1.hap2, whole genome shotgun sequence genome encodes:
- the fut9a gene encoding 4-galactosyl-N-acetylglucosaminide 3-alpha-L-fucosyltransferase 9, which translates to MPSAPTHRILRPLLLGTFLLGCFVTLFLMYIKPSTSWLSGPVESETSTARVKSLLSNRSEQNQTTVLVWLWPFGETYDLNVCGSLFSIDGCFVTADRNLYNKSDAVVIHHRDISTDLSNMPPAHRPPLQKWIWMNLESPSHSSQLPGIENLFNLTLNYRQDADIEVPYGAIVASQSEEDFVPPSKNKLICWIVSNWNPDHVRVKYYNELYKHIEIHAYGQAFGEYISDQDYFPTIASCKFYLAFENSIHKDYITEKLYNPLSVGTVPVVLGPPRENYQNFVEGDAFVHVDDFSSPKELAEYLLFLDKNEELYLRYFDWRKHFKVKKAYFWAEHTCLACDYIRRHNEYKAFNNLDKWYWG; encoded by the coding sequence ATGCCATCTGCACCAACCCACAGAATTCTACGACCCCTTCTGCTTGGTACCTTCTTACTGGGCTGTTTTGTGACTTTGTTTTTGATGTACATCAAACCGTCCACTAGCTGGCTGTCAGGCCCTGTTGAATCCGAAACCTCCACTGCCCGGGTAAAGAGCCTGCTGTCCAACAGGAGCGAACAGAACCAGACCACGGTGCTCGTTTGGCTGTGGCCTTTCGGGGAAACCTACGACCTGAACGTCTGCGGCTCTTTGTTCAGCATCGACGGCTGTTTCGTCACTGCTGACCGGAACCTTTATAACAAGTCCGATGCCGTCGTTATCCATCACAGGGACATCAGCACTGACCTATCCAACATGCCACCAGCACATCGGCCTCCCCTTCAGAAATGGATTTGGATGAACCTCGAGTCGCCGTCGCATTCATCTCAGTTACCCGGGATCGAAAACCTGTTTAACCTGACTCTGAATTATCGGCAGGACGCTGATATCGAAGTGCCTTACGGAGCAATCGTCGCATCTCAATCAGAGGAAGATTTCGTGCCGCCCAGCAAGAACAAGTTGATCTGTTGGATCGTGAGCAACTGGAACCCTGATCATGTCCGAGTGAAGTACTACAATGAACTGTACAAGCACATCGAGATCCACGCGTACGGGCAAGCGTTCGGGGAGTACATTTCCGACCAGGACTATTTCCCCACGATCGCCAGCTGTAAGTTCTACTTGGCGTTTGAGAACTCGATTCACAAAGACTACATCACAGAGAAACTGTACAACCCTCTCTCCGTGGGCACGGTGCCCGTCGTTCTGGGCCCGCCGAGGGAGAACTATCAGAATTTCGTGGAGGGCGATGCCTTCGTCCACGTGGATGACTTCTCCTCCCCAAAGGAGCTGGCTGAGTATCTTCTGTTTCTGGATAAGAACGAGGAGCTCTACCTGAGGTACTTTGACTGGCGCAAGCACTTCAAGGTGAAGAAAGCCTACTTCTGGGCCGAACACACATGCCTTGCTTGCGATTACATCAGAAGGCACAACGAGTACAAGGCTTTTAATAATCTTGACAAATGGTATTGGGGTTAG
- the manea gene encoding glycoprotein endo-alpha-1,2-mannosidase isoform X2, which translates to MARFRRKSCVTLTALALLIFVIAVVLKTLIPDDNGAVDSFGVAAFAQKGHGEEQRLQQNRVDFEIHTRAADVMTRKAPEEKELVLESEADAFPPPNYNIHIFYYIWYGNPQFDGQYIHWNHPLLPHWDPKVAAGYPKGRHEPPDDIGANFYPALGAYSSRDPSVIEAHMQQLRTAAIGVLAVSWYPPGKEDDNGKPVDDIMPLILEVADKYQVKVVFHIEPYKGRDDTSMLENIKYIVEKYGDHPAFYRYRSRTGKLLPLFYIYDSYLQSADIWAQMLKTTGKRSIRNTPYDGIFIALLVEEKHKKEIVAAGFDGPGYIDISVRPWNAQNTRNRINGRYYETSFSAAVETRPRIISVTSFNEWHEGTQIEAAIPKTGGRMAYLDYLPHKPTAYLEITRKWAKRFTEQLEKWLE; encoded by the exons ATGGCCAGGTTCAGGCGTAAATCCTGCGTCACCCTAACTGCACTGGCCCTTCTCATATTTGTAATCGCTGTCGTTCTGAAAACCCTGATCCCAGACGACAACGGCGCGGTGGACTCCTTCGGTGTGGCGGCCTTTGCTCAGAAAGGTCATGGAGAAGAACAGCGTCTGCAGCAAAACAGGGTAGATTTTGAGATTCATACCAGAGCTGCAGACGTTATGACCAGGAAGGCTccggaagagaaggagctggtTTTGGAGAGCGAGGCTGACGCTTTCCCTCCTCCGAACTACAACATACACATTTTCTACTACATTTGGTATGGAAACCCTCAGTTCGATGGTCAGTACATTCACTGGAATCACCCTCTCCTGCCACACTGGGACCCTAAGGTGGCTGCAGGATACCCGAAAGGAAGACACGAGCCTCCAGATGATATTGGAGCCAACTTCTACCCAGCTTTGGGTGCATACAGCTCTAGAGACCCGTCTGTAATAGAGGCTCATATGCAGCAGCTACGAACTGCGGCCATCG GTGTCCTCGCAGTGTCTTGGTACCCGCCGGGCAAGGAGGACGATAATGGCAAACCAGTCGATGACATTATGCCTCTGATTCTGGAAGTAGCTGATAAGTATCAAGTGAAG GTAGTCTTTCATATTGAGCCATACAAAGGGAGGGATGACACCAGCATGCTTGAAAATATCAAATACATTGTGGAGAA GTATGGAGACCATCCTGCCTTTTACAGATACAGATCGCGCACCGGGAAGCTCCTTCCACTCTTCTATATTTATGACTCCTACTTGCAGAGCGCAGATATCTGGGCGCAGATGCTTAAGACTACTGGCAAGAGGAGCATCAGGAACACGCCATACGACGGCATCTTCATCGCCCTGCTCGTGGAGGAGAAGCACAAGAAGGAAATCGTGGCGGCTGGCTTTGACG GTCCAGGCTATATTGACATCAGCGTTCGCCCCTGGAACGCGCAGAATACGAGGAACCGCATCAACGGGAGGTACTACGAGACTTCCTTTAGTGCAGCGGTTGAGACGAGGCCACGGATTATCTCCGTTACTTCGTTTAATGAGTGGCACGAAGGCACTCAGATTGAGGCGGCCATCCCTAAAACAGGAGGCCGGATGGCTTACTTGGACTACCTTCCTCACAAACCTACTGCGTATTTGGAGATCACACGCAAATGGGCTAAGAGATTCACCGAACAGCTGGAGAAGTGGCTGGAATAA
- the manea gene encoding glycoprotein endo-alpha-1,2-mannosidase isoform X1, whose product MARFRRKSCVTLTALALLIFVIAVVLKTLIPDDNGAVDSFGVAAFAQKGHGEEQRLQQNRVDFEIHTRAADVMTRKAPEEKELVLESEADAFPPPNYNIHIFYYIWYGNPQFDGQYIHWNHPLLPHWDPKVAAGYPKGRHEPPDDIGANFYPALGAYSSRDPSVIEAHMQQLRTAAIGVLAVSWYPPGKEDDNGKPVDDIMPLILEVADKYQVKVVFHIEPYKGRDDTSMLENIKYIVEKYGDHPAFYRYRSRTGKLLPLFYIYDSYLQSADIWAQMLKTTGKRSIRNTPYDGIFIALLVEEKHKKEIVAAGFDGMYTYFATNGFSYGSSHHNWRSIKDFCDGNNLIFIPSVGPGYIDISVRPWNAQNTRNRINGRYYETSFSAAVETRPRIISVTSFNEWHEGTQIEAAIPKTGGRMAYLDYLPHKPTAYLEITRKWAKRFTEQLEKWLE is encoded by the exons ATGGCCAGGTTCAGGCGTAAATCCTGCGTCACCCTAACTGCACTGGCCCTTCTCATATTTGTAATCGCTGTCGTTCTGAAAACCCTGATCCCAGACGACAACGGCGCGGTGGACTCCTTCGGTGTGGCGGCCTTTGCTCAGAAAGGTCATGGAGAAGAACAGCGTCTGCAGCAAAACAGGGTAGATTTTGAGATTCATACCAGAGCTGCAGACGTTATGACCAGGAAGGCTccggaagagaaggagctggtTTTGGAGAGCGAGGCTGACGCTTTCCCTCCTCCGAACTACAACATACACATTTTCTACTACATTTGGTATGGAAACCCTCAGTTCGATGGTCAGTACATTCACTGGAATCACCCTCTCCTGCCACACTGGGACCCTAAGGTGGCTGCAGGATACCCGAAAGGAAGACACGAGCCTCCAGATGATATTGGAGCCAACTTCTACCCAGCTTTGGGTGCATACAGCTCTAGAGACCCGTCTGTAATAGAGGCTCATATGCAGCAGCTACGAACTGCGGCCATCG GTGTCCTCGCAGTGTCTTGGTACCCGCCGGGCAAGGAGGACGATAATGGCAAACCAGTCGATGACATTATGCCTCTGATTCTGGAAGTAGCTGATAAGTATCAAGTGAAG GTAGTCTTTCATATTGAGCCATACAAAGGGAGGGATGACACCAGCATGCTTGAAAATATCAAATACATTGTGGAGAA GTATGGAGACCATCCTGCCTTTTACAGATACAGATCGCGCACCGGGAAGCTCCTTCCACTCTTCTATATTTATGACTCCTACTTGCAGAGCGCAGATATCTGGGCGCAGATGCTTAAGACTACTGGCAAGAGGAGCATCAGGAACACGCCATACGACGGCATCTTCATCGCCCTGCTCGTGGAGGAGAAGCACAAGAAGGAAATCGTGGCGGCTGGCTTTGACGGCATGTACACTTACTTTGCCACTAACGGCTTCTCCTACGGCTCCTCCCACCATAACTGGAGGTCCATTAAGGACTTCTGTGATGGTAACAACTTGATTTTCATACCTAGTGTAGGTCCAGGCTATATTGACATCAGCGTTCGCCCCTGGAACGCGCAGAATACGAGGAACCGCATCAACGGGAGGTACTACGAGACTTCCTTTAGTGCAGCGGTTGAGACGAGGCCACGGATTATCTCCGTTACTTCGTTTAATGAGTGGCACGAAGGCACTCAGATTGAGGCGGCCATCCCTAAAACAGGAGGCCGGATGGCTTACTTGGACTACCTTCCTCACAAACCTACTGCGTATTTGGAGATCACACGCAAATGGGCTAAGAGATTCACCGAACAGCTGGAGAAGTGGCTGGAATAA